The sequence TCCCGGGTCGGCGCGGCCGTGACCACGGTGACCCGGGTCAGTGGAACCACGGCGCCGTGGCGGGGCCACTCAGTGAGCCGCCGCCACGCCTCTTCCAGAGGGAGCGGGGCCGTGCGTTCGAAAGAGAAGGTGGGCACGGCACGATCGTAGGGAATGGGCGCCGGTCACCTGCGCCTTCGCCCCAGGCTCACCCGCTCGGCGCAGTCGGGTGTCCGCGAGACGTCGTATCCGGGAACAGTCGGTGCGAGAGCGGAGGGACGGCGGCCGCCCGCTTACGCTTCCTGCCATGGGCCGGGCAACCAGCCCGCCCGCATGGGGAGTTGATCCACATGCCACTGAAGACCTACGGCGTCCTGATCGCCCGGGCCATCGGCACCCGGCGCGAGGGCGCGCAGGACAGCCCGCACTATCAGATCCACCTCACCGACGACCAGGGAACGCACTACCGCGCCGCGGTCAACGTGCTCTCCCAGCAGAAGCCCGCCGACCTGCTCTACCTGGTCGCCGACGACTTCCGGCACCCGGTGACCACCCGGCTGGAGGGCCTGTCCGGCGGCTGGAACCCGCTGCCGCCCGATCCCGGCGGACCGAACCTCGACTTCGTGCGCGGCAACCTCTTCGACCCGGCGCGCCTGCGTACGCTGCCGGCGGACGTCGCGGGCCCCGACAACGACCTCGCGGACCTCCTCGACCACTACGTGCGGCGCGCGGTGGACGACCCGGACGCACGCCTGCACCTCTTCGGCGCCCGCTTCGGCCCCGAACCGCATGTCAAGGACAAGGTGTTCGGCTTCCTGCCCGGCAACGGCGTCCACGACATCCATATGAACCAGGGCAACAGCGGGCGCTTCATCGGTGACGACGGGGTCTTCCAGGACGGCGGGCTGCTGCTGCACTTCCCCGGCGAGTCCCGCTGGGTCGGGATCTTCCTCGCCTTCCAGAGCCAGTCCTGGCACACCGACGACACCACCGGCCGCCCCCTCGACGGCGTCGACGGCACCCGGCCCAAGCCCGGCACGCGACCCGTACGCATCGTGTCGGCGCTCGTCCACCCCACGGGCGCCGCGCCCGAGGCGGAGACCGTGACTCTCCTCAACGCCTCGCCCGAGCCGGTCGACCTGAGCGGCTGGCGCCTCGTCGACCGCGAGGTCGGGAGCGCGCGGGTATCCTCCGCGGCCCCCCTCGCGCCGGGCGCCTCTCTCGCCGTCACCCTCGCCGACGGCAGCCGGGTCGGGAACCACGGCGGCGAGATCACGCTCCTCGACCCGGCGGGCCTCAAGGTGCACGGCGTCTCGTACACCGCCGAACAGGCCGCGCGTGAGGGCTGGTCCGTGGTGTTCTGACGCACGGCGCGTCAGGGCCGGTGCACCGTCCCCGGCTCCGCCTTCCCGGGCGCCGGCGGCTGAGGGAACACTCCGACTTCGCTCCGTTCGCCTCGTGGCGGTCGAGGGTCCCGAACCGGGCCGGTGCCCCGTGCGCCGCCTCGGTGCGCACCGAGCTCGGTGCCGTGGTGTCGACCTGAGCGCAGCCGGACACCTTCAGCGCCAGGCAGGCGGCCGCCGAGGCGAGGGCGGCCGGGCGCACCCTTCGCCCCTCTTTGCTCCCTCTTTGCCCATCTTCATGGCGGCGGGCTGCGGGGCGCCGGGTGCGTCCCGGACGGTGTCGAAGAAGGCATGCCGGAGCTGTACACAGTGCGTATAGGCGCTTCGCGAAGGGCCCTGGGACGTCCGACGGCAGGGTCGTCCCTCGTCGTAGCACCATGGAGGTGCGGGGGAAACGACCCCGGCGAGAGGACGAGCCCATGCGCTTCCGGGACCGTGCCGAGGCCGGACGGGCACTCGCCGGCCTGCTGAGCGAACTGCGTGAGCGGGGCGAACTCCCCGACCCCCTGGTCCTGGCCCTGCCCCGCGGCGGGATCGCCGTGGCCGCGCCCGTCGCCCGGGCCCTCGACGCCCCGCTCGACGTGCTCGTCGTGCGCAAGATCGGCGCCCCGCACCACGAGGAGTTCGCCGTCGGCGCCCTCGCCGCCGACGACCCGCCCCTCTTCGACGCGGACACCCTCGAACGGCTGGGCCTGACCGAGCGGCGACTCGCCCCGGTCGTGGAGCGGGAACGGCGCGAGCTGGCCCGGCGTGAACGCCGCTACCGCGGAGACCGGCCTCCCCCGGACGTGAAGGGCCGTACCGTGATCGTCGTGGACGACGGCCTGGCCACCGGCGCCACCGCCCGCGCCGCCCTGCGCCATGTACGGCGCAGGTCCCCGGCCCGCACCGTGCTGGCCGTCCCGGTCGGCCCTCCCGACTCCCTCGACCTGCTCGCCGGCGAGGCCGACACCGTCGTGTGCCCGTACCGGCCCGCCGCCTTCTGCGCCGTCGGCCAGTGGTACGACGACTTCGCCCAGCTGACCGACGCCGACGTGCTCGACGTACTCGACGCGCTGCACGCCCGCTGAGCGCCCGGGGAGCGACGATGCCCGAACTCGACGAGGAGGAGGCGCGACGCCGGTTCACCGCGGCCCGGGTGGCCCGGCTGGCCACCGTCGGCCCGGCGGGCCGCCCCCACCAGGTGCCGGTGGTCTTCGCGGCGCACACCGCCGACGGCACCGACCGGCTCGTGACCGCCGTCGACCACAAGCCCAAGACCACCACCCGCCTCGTCCGGCTCCGCAACATCGCGGCGCACCCGCCGGTCTGCCTGCTCGCGGACGCCTACGACGAGAACTGGGACCAGCTGTGGTGGGTCCGCGCCGACGGCGAGGCCCGCGTCATGCCGCCCGACGCGGCCGACCCCGCCCTACGGCACACGTACGAGACCGCCGTGGCGCTGCTGTGCGCGAAGTACCCGCAGTACCGGGACCGCCCGCCCGCCGGTCCGGTGATCACCGTCACGGTGCGGAGATGGACCGGATGGGAGGCTCGGGCGCCCGTCTGAGGCGGTGGAGACCCGCCCGTCCGTGACAACACCGTGCACACCAGTAGTACCGGAAGGCCACGCGGAGTAACCTCGGGTGCCATGACGCGCACGGGGGAGCGAGCCGTCAAGTCGCGGTTACGGACGCCACCTTGGATCGCCCGCATCGAAGAGCCGGACGGGCGGGTCCTCGGTGCGGGGGTGCTGCTCGCGCCCGACCGGGTGCTCACCGCGGCCCATGTCGTCGGTCCGGGCCGGTCCTACGTCATCCACTTCGTCGGCGTTCCCGGCGTGCCCGGCGTCGCCGCCACGGCGGTCGCGGACGAGCACGTACCGCAGCGGGAGGACGCCTTCGGCGACCGCAGCGGCGATCTGGCCCTGCTGCGGCTGGCCCGGCCGCTGCCCGCCGAGCACGCCACCCGGCTCTACCGGCTCGCCTCCCCGCACGGGCCGGTGAGCATGTACGGCTTCCCGGCCGGCGACGACGGCGGCCGCTGGCACGGCGCCACCCTGGTCGCCGCCCGCGGCCGGGACAACCAGGTGCAACTGCGCCCGCAGACCCCGGACGAACGCGCCGAACCCGGCTTCAGCGGCGCGGGAGTGGTCGACCACGCCACCGACGAGGTCATCGGCATCGTCCTCAGCGTCGACGAGGGACCGGGCTCGGTCTTCAGCTACATGAGCCCCACCGAGACCATCCTGAGTCATCTGCCGCAGATCGCCGCCTGGACCGAGGGCGCCGAGGCCGTCGACCCGGCGCTGCGCACCGGCGCCACGGATGCAGCGGGCCGGCTCGACGTGTCCTTCGCCACCGAACTCGCCTGCTGGTTCCGGGGCGAGGGCTGGCCGGTGCTCGTCACCGTCGTCCCCGCCCGCAGCGGCCGTGACTGGACCCTCACCCGTGCCATCACCCTGGCCGACCGGGAACTGCGCACCCGGCACAACACCAGCGCCTTCAGCCACGACCCGCCCGAGACCGTGCCCCCCGCCGGCGGCCACGATCTCGCCCTGGACGTCCGTGGCATGACGGTTCATCAGGTACTGGACCGGATCGCGGGACGCCTGGGCATCCGCGGCGACCCCCGGCCCGAGCAGCTGGACGCCCTGCGCGTCCCGCTCGCCGCCGTCGTGGTCGGCGTCGACCAGGCGGCCGAACCCGACGCCCTGCTGGGCCTGCTGGACCGGCTCGCCCAGCAAGGGGCCCGCCTGCTGCTGGTCTTCCGCCGCCGCGGCGGCCGCGCCGCCCACGCCGCCGAATCCTTCGTCCGGCGCCCGCTGCACGACCGCTGGGTCCAGCTCGGCCACGAACTCGACCGCATCGTGGACGAGTTGGGACCAGCACTCGACGAGCGGCGCGACCGCGTCCTGCCGGACCCCGGAACCAGGCCCCTGCTGGAACAGGCCGAGGCCGGCGTACGACGCACCCGGATGCTGCGCGCCTGGGTCGCCCACACCCCCGAGGGCGAGCGCGAACCCCGGCGGGCCGACCTGATGTTCACCTTCGAGGACGCCGCCGAACGCCGCCGGCAGCGTCTGGAACAGGCGCTCTCGGCCCTCGACGCCCGCACGCGCCGCCGCGAGGAACTCCTCGGCCGCGTCAGCGCCGAATGGCCGCTGTGCAGGGAACGGGCCGCGGCCCAGGGCGACCGGGTCATGGAGGCCTACCAGCTCTACGAACGCGCCCTGGCACTGCTGCGGCAGACCCCCTGCGACGTGGACCGGGCGGAGCGCGCCGTCGACCGGTTCATCGGATTCTGCTCCGGCACGGCATCCTGGACGGAGGGCGCCCCATGACCTCGTGCATCCGGCCCGGCTGCGCGGGCCGCATCATGGGCACCGGCTACTGCGACACCTGCGGACACCGGCACCAGGAACCGCGGACCGAGCCGCCGTCCGCACCGCCCGGCCCCGGCGCGGAGGAGCCGCCCGGCCCGCAGCCCACCCACGCCGTCGCCGGCGTCGGCGAACTCGACCAGCACGGACTGGTCCGGCTGCCCGACGTCCCGGTCCCCGAGGACGGGCTCGTCGAGGACCCCAGGCCGCCCACCGGCGGCCGCCGCTGCGGCGCGCTCGGCTGCACCATGACCATCGGCGTCGGCTACGGCGGACAGCCCGCCCGGGCCACCGGCCGCTGCCCGCGCTGCGGCACCCCCTACTCGTTCCTGCCCCAGCTGAACCAGGGCGACGTGGTCGCCGGCCACTACCACGTCCTCGGCTGTCTGGCCCGCGGCGGCCTCGGCTGGATCCACCTCGCCGAGGACACCCGCGCCGACGGCTACCGCGTCGTCCTCAAAGGGCTGATCAACGTCCACGACGCGCTCGCCCGCCGCAACGCCGTCGAGGAACGCCACTCGCTCACCGACCTGCACCACCCCGACATCGTCCGCATCATCACCTACGCCGAGCACGAGGTCAGTGGCAGCTCGCCCACCGGCTACCTGGTCATGGACTACATCGGCGGCCGCTCCCTGCAGCGGCTCTTCGCCGCCGAGGACACCGAACGGATCTTCCACGGCCGCCCCCGTCTCGACCACGTCCTCACCTACGGCTGCAAGATCCTCGGCGCCCTGCAGTACATGCACGAACGCGGGCTGCTCTACTGCGACATGAAGCCCGACAACGTCATCCACTTCGGACGGGCCGTCAAGGTCATCGACCTCGGCGCGGTCCGCGCGATCGGCGACCGCGCCTCCGCCTACGTGTACACCGCGGTCTACGCCCCGCCCAAGGAGGAGATCGACCGTCGCGGCTGGCACGTCGACAGCGACCTCTACACCGTGGGCAGGACCTTGCAGGACCTGTACGAGGCCACCGAGCCGCCCCGGGGCCTCGCCTCCGACTCCTTCCGCCGCCTGATCGACCGCGCCACCCACGCCGAGCCCCGCGCCCGGTTCCGCTCGGCCGCCGAGATGTCCCGTCAACTGTGGGAAGTGCTGCGCGAGTTCCGCTCGCTGCAGTTCGGCGAGCAGCTGCCCGAGAGCTCCACCCGGTTCCGTGCCACCGACGCCAGTCTCGACGCCGGGCTCGGCGCGATCCCCTCCCTGGACCACTGGACCGGCCGGCCCGGGGAACACCCCGCCGCCCTCGACGTCTCCCCGCCCCGGCCGCCGAGGTCGCCGGCGTCCTGCCGGAGCCGGTTCCCGACCCCGACGACGGCGCCGCCCTGCTGCTGGACACCTTCCCGCCCGACGCGCCCGACCGGGTCGCCCGGCAGTGGCCCCGCGAATCCCGCCTCGGCACCCCCGAGACCGCGCTGTGGCTGTGCCGCGCCCACCTCAGAAGAGGCGAGCAGGACGAGGCCCGGAGCTGGCTGGCCGAGGCCGCCACCCAGCTCGGCGAACGCGCCGCCGCCTACGACTGGCGCATCGCCTGGCACCGCGGCGTCCTGCATCTGAGCCGGGCCGAGGTACGGGAGGCCGGCCACTGCTTCGAGGCCGTCTACCGGGCGCTGCCCGGCGAGTACGTGCCCAAGCTCGCCCTCGGCTACTGCGCCGAACACGGCGGCGACCAGCGCACGCGGCGCGCCATGCGGTTCTACGAGGCCGTCTGGGCCCGGGACTTCGCCCACACCGCCGCCGCGTTCGGCCTGGCCCGCGGCCACCTCCTGGCCGGCGACCGGGACGCGGCCGTACGCGTCCTCGACGACGTCCCCTCCACCTCCCGGCACTACGACGCCGCCCGGATCGCGGCCGTGCGGGTTCGGGCCGGCATCCTGCACGGCCTCGCCCCGTCGGCGGACGATCTGCGGGACGCGGACCGGCGGCTGCCCGAGCTGCGCCTGGACGGCGGCGCCGCCGACGGCGAATCACGGGCCCGGCTGGTCGCCGAGGTTCGCGAGAACATCCTGCGCTGCCGTCCCGAGGACGGCTGGGGATCCGGGTTCCCCGCCGGTGACCTGCTCGGCTCCGGCGCCGAGGGCACGCTGCGCGCGCTGCTGGAGCAGTCCTTCCGGCACCTGGCGGCGCAGGCGCGCACCGCGGGCGAACACGGCCGGCTGCTCGACCTGGCGCACGCCGTGCGGCCGATGACCACGTTCTGAGCACGCGCGACACACAACCGCCCACAGGGAAGCGAGGGGGACGCGGCCATGAGCGTGCCCGAGCACGCGGAGAACGCCCAGAACGCCGGGGGCAGCGTCGAGGTGACGCTCGCCGTCGGCCAGCAGAAGGAACTGCCCGTCCTGCCCGCCGCGGCCGGGCGGCCGCCCGACCGCGAGATGCACGCCATCCTGGAGATCGGGGTCACCAGTGGCGGCACCCCGGGGATCGCCTCCGGGCCCGCCCGCGGGTCCCGACCCGTCCTCGCCGAGGTGCTGATCGTCGACACCTCCCGTTCCATGCTCCACCCGGCCGCCAAACTGCACGCCGCGAAGGACGCCACGGCCGCCGCGATCCGGCTGCTGCCCGAGGGAACCGCCTTCGCCGTGCTCTCCGGCCGGTTCGACGCCACCGTGGTCCACCCCGGGGCGGGTCTGGCCGTGATGTCCGTCGCGGAGTCCGCCGAACGTGAGGCCGCCGAGCGCGCCGTACGCATCCTGGAGGCGGACGGCGGCACCGCCATCGGCACCTGGCTCGATCTGGCCCGGCGGCTGCTCAAACAGCAGTCCGCGCCGATCAAGCACGTCCTGCTGCTCACCGACGGGCGCAACGAGCACGACGACCGGAGCCCCAGCCGGCTGGACACCGTGCTCGACGCCTGCGAGGGACGGTTCGTCTGCGACGCCTGGGGGATCGGCGACGACTGGGACGCCGACCTCCTGCTGACCATCACCCGGCGGCTGCACGGCCGGGCGGGCGCGGTCCGCCACGAGTCCGAACTGCCCGCCGTGTACGAGGAGTTGATGAACGGACTGCTGGGCACGGCCGTACCTGAGCTGCGCATCAGGCTCACCCCGACCCCCGGCACGGTGATCCGCCAGGTCAAGCAGGTGGTGCCGAACGAACAGGAACTCCTCGCCACCGGAGCCGAGTTCGGTGAACGCGGCGTCGAGTACGTCACCCGGGCCTGGGGCGAGGAGAGCCGGCACTTCCAGGTCGTCCTGACCGCCGACCCGACCGAACGCGAGATCGGCGAGGACCTCCAGCTCGCCGCGGTGGACGTGGTCGTACCCGACTTCGGGCGCACGGTACGGCTGCCCGCGCCGCGGCCGATCCTGGTCCGCTGGACCGACGACCCGCGCGACGCCTCCCGGCAGCATCCCGGGGTCCGCCGCCACGAGCTGTACCGGCAGGCGAGCGCCGCAGCGGTCCGGGCCCACCGGGCCTGGCTGCGCGGCGCGGAGGGCCGGGCGACGGCGGACCGGGAACTCGCCCGGGCGCTGGCACTGGCCGTGGAACTGGGCGATGCCCCCCTGCTGCACGAACTGCGCCGGATCGAGGCCGCACCGGGTACCGGCCGGGTCCGCGACGGTCTCAGGGACGTCGACTGGCAGCATCTGATCCTCTCCACCGCCATGACCACACCACCGCGGCAGCCGGACGCCGGTCCACCCCCCGCCGGCCCGCCCGAAGCGCATCCACCGGCCGCGCCCGGACCTGACGAACTCATCGAGTGCCCGGGCTGCCGATGGATCGGCCCGGCGGACTCCGTGTACTGCGGCGGCGACTGCGGGCGCCTTCTGAAGGGGGCCCGATGAGCGGCGGCACGGGTACGGGAGGCCGGGTGCGTCCGCGGACGGCCACCGCCGTCCGCCCCGCCTTCGGCCCCCGCGCCCCAGCCCCCCTGCCCCGCCTGCTCGGCCGCCTCCTGGGGGCCGGGCCGCGCCCGCCGGACGGCGCCAGTACGACCGCCCACGACCTCGCCGTGTGCCGCCGGCTGCTGCTGGCCCTGTCGGCCCTGCTGACCCTGTCCCTGTTCCTCTCCTACGAGGGCGTGCACGGCGACGCGAACCCGCTGCGCACCTCCAGCGCCCCCGCCGTCCTCGCCATCGACACCGCGCTGTACGCGCTCGACCAGGCGCAGGCGGACGCGACCGCGACACCGCCGTCCCCCAGCGAGTTCCAGAAGCAGATCTCGGTGGCGGCGCAGAGCCTGTCCCGGGCCGCCGCGGGCGACGTGGGCGGGCCCGCGGGCCGACAGGCCGTGCAGACCGTCTCCGGACTGATCGCCGGGTACACCGGCATGATCCAGAAAGCCCAGGCGGAGCCCGAGACAAGCGTGCTGCGGGAGGCCTACCTCAGCTACGCGACCAGCATGCTGAAGGCCGGCGACTCCGGCATCGAGGCCCGGCTGACCGAGCTGCAGCGCGGACAACTGGCGGCGGTCGGACGGCAGACCTCCTTCGGGCCGCTGCTCTGGTTCGGCTGGAGCGTGGCCGCGCTGTTCCTCGTGGCGCTCGGCGCGGCCCTGGTGGAGACGCAGCTTTTCCTGCGCCGCCGGCTGCGGCGCAGGTACAACCGCCAACTCATCGCCACGGGCGTCCTGTCGGCCACCGGGTTCGGGGCCCTGCTGCTGTTCACGGTGTGGACCCACCAGGGCATGGCGGACACCCGCGCCCTGCTCGACGGCGCGCCGACCGGCTCGGACATTCCCGACGCGGGGCGGCACACCGCCTCGTATCTCGCGCACACCGGCTTCCGCGCGGCGGCCTCGGTGTGGATCGTGATAGGAGGTGTCGTGCTCATGGTGCTGACCGAGACGGGGCTCAGGCCGCACATCAACGACTACCGGTTCAGGCCCCGGTGAGCGCCCCCGGCAGCGGCCCCGCGACGGCCGTACCCGGCGCCCGGCGCCGCCCCACCCGGCACCTCGTGCGCGTGGTCACCGCGGTGGCCGGCTGTCTTGCCGTGCTGGCGGCGGCCGTCGTGGCGGGCGTCCACACCCTCGGGCGGGAACCGACCGTCACCCTGCTGGCCAACTGGACCGGCCCGGACGCGCGGCACTTCCGGGACAGGGTGATCGCCCCCTTCGAACACGCTCATCACATCCACGTCGACTACCAGGGCAGTTCCGCCGAGAGCCAGGTGCTCAGCGCCGACATGGAGGCCGGTACACCCCCCGACGTCGTGGTGCTCACCGGCCCGGGCGAACTCGCCGACTACGTGGGGCGAGGACAGCTCTTCCCCGTCGAAGACCTCATCCCCGAGAAGGCTTTCAGCACCTCCTGGGCCACACCGCTGCGGGGGCACGTGTACTGGTTCCCACTCAAGGCCGACATCAAGAGCATCGTCTGGTACCCGAAGGGGACCACCGGCCCGCAGCTGACGCAGGCGGGGAAACGGCCCGAACAGTGGTGCCTGGGCATGGGGTCAGGCGCCACCAGCGGCTGGCCCGGCACCGACTGGATCGAGGACATCCTCCTGCAGCAGTCCGGCCCGCGGGTCTACCAGCGGTGGGCGCGCGGCCTTCTGCCCTGGCAGTCCAAGGAGGTGGAACGGGCCTGGCGGACCTGGAAGGACCTGGTCGGTGCGGGAGGATCCCGGGACCTCGTGGCGCGGGCCCTGAAGACCGACTACCAGGACGCCTCCCAGCTGGTCGCGCAGCGGCCGCGGCAGTGCATGCTGGAACACCAGGCGTCCTTCGTGCGCACCTACGGCCCCTGGAAGGACGCGCACGGCGTCTACCAGCCCTCGTCCCGGCTGATCCCCGGCGCGAGGTCCAGGAACACCTGGGAGGTCTCCGGCGACCTGGTGGCCCTGCTGCACGACACCCCGCAGGCGCGGCAGCTGATCAGCCACCTCGCCTCCACCGACGCCCAGCAGGCATGGAACGCCTCGGAGTCCGGCTTCTCGGTGGACAGCGCGGCGCGGCCGGCCGCAGGCTCCGCCGACTGGCACCGCTCCCTGGCCGGCGCCCTGCTGAACCGCGAGGCGGTCCGCTGTTTCGATGCCTCCGACGCCATGCCGCCCGCCGTCCGTGACGCCTTCGCCCAGGCCACCATCGACTTCCTCGCCGACCCGCGCGACCTGGGCGGGCTGCTGAAGAACCTGGACAGCCTGCGCAGCGACGAGGAGCTGACCTGGCTGCCGTCGGTCTGCGACCGTGGTACCTGAGCGTGTGCGGCCGAGACCGGCCGGTGTGTCCCGCGTGCGGACACACCGGCCTGCGACGGGCTGCCTCAGGCCCGGCTCCAGGGAAGCCTCAGCTCCCGCCCCTGCGCCCGTCCCGCCTCGGCGGCCGGGCGGCGGGTGGCGGGGTCCAGCGCGTTGTCGCCGATCGCGGCCCGCGACGCCTCGTCCGGCCCGACGACCACGACCTCGGCCCCCCGGGCGCGCAGCTCCTCCACGGCCCGCTCCAGCGGCTGCTCGCTGGGGAACGGCTCGGTGGTCCCCAGCGGCACGATCACCAGCACCCGGTCAGCGCCCGCGGCGTAGTCGACGTTGGCGATGGACCGCACACCGCCGTCCACGTACCGGCGCCCGCCGATCGTCACCGGCGGCCACACACCCGGCACCGCACAGCTCGCCGCGACGGCGTCGACCAGGGGAACACCCGAATCCCGGTCGAAGACGCTCGGCTCCCCGCTCTCGGCGTCCACCGCGACGACCTTGAGCGCACGGTCCGGCCAGCCGTGGGACGGCAGCCGCGACTCGATCACCGCGCGCCGATCCGTCTCCGGCACGGTCCGCGCCTCGAGCGCCACCCGTCCGACGGCGCGCCGCAGCTCCGGCACCGAGGCGGCGGAGCCCGTCGCCGCGCCGATCTCCGCGGCGAACTCCTCCAGGTCCATCTCGGCCATGATCTCGGCCGCCTGCAACGCGGGATCCACCTGCCGGGCGTACAGGTCCTCCAGCCCCAGACCGCTGCCCAGCTGAGCCGCCACGGTCGCCCCCGCCGAGGTCCCGAGCAGGAGATCGGCTCCGGTCACGTCCTGCCCGGTGTCGGCGAGCCCCGCCAGCAGCCCGGTGGTCCACGCGATACCGCCCACACCGCCGCCGCCCAGCACCAACGCCTCGGTCATGTCAGCTCCTTGAAGTCCGTGATCCATGAAGTCGGTGATCCACAGAGAAGGACGCCTCACGGGGCGCCAGGATTCCCACGGGCGCCACAGACGTCCCGATGGCACTGCGCGGGCCGGGCGAACGGGCCCGGCGGCGACCGGCCGGGCGCGTCGGACATGCCGGACGGGGCGCCCGCCTCGTAGCCTGAAGTGGACGCAGACGCCCGGGAGCGGGACGTGGGCACGGGGGACGGGAGGTCGCCCCATGAACAGGCGCTGGACCGCCCGGCCGGCCCTGCTGGCGGGCGCGGCGGCGGTGGCGGTGCCGCTGGTCTTCGCCGGGCTCCACGGCCTCGTACTCGTGGCGGTGGGAGCGGCCGTCAGCCCCGGCCGCCTCTCCTTCCCTTGGCCCGTCCCCGGCCCGCCTCGGTCCCGCCGCCCGCCGACCCGTGCCCTGCCTCGTACGGATCGGCCGCGGCACCGCAGGGCGCCTCCTCCTCCAGTTCCCGCCGGGCCGTTCGGAGGTCCTGCCGCGCCTCCTCGCTCACCACGGGATAGCGCGGGTCGATGTCCATCAGGGTGTGGGCGAGGATCGCCGCCGTGCAGATCCGCGCGAACCACTTCCGGTCCGCCGGTACGACGTACCAGGGAGCCCATGGCGTACTGGTCGCCGAGAGCATCTCGGAGAACGCCCGTTGGTACGCGTCCCAGTGGCGCCGCTCCCGGACGTCGGCCGCGGAGAACTTCCAGTTCTTCTCCGGCAGGTCGATCCGCTTCAGGAAGCGGATGCGCTGCTCCTCCTCGGACAGGTTCAAGAAGACCTTCACCACCCTGAACCCGTTGTCCGTGAGATAGCGCTCCCAGTCGTTGATCTCGCGGTACCGCCGCGCCCAGACGTCGTCTTCACGTGCCTGCTCCGGCAGCTTCTGCCGGATGAGGTTCTCGGGGTGCACGCGTACGACGAGAACCTCCTCGTAGTGGGAGCGGTTGAAGATGGCGATCTCACCGCGCGCGGGCAGGCGCCGGACGTAGCGCCACAGATAGTCGTGGCTCAGTTCCTCGCTGGAAGGCACCTTGAAGCTGCTCACCTTCACGCCCTGCGGATTGACACCGCTCATCACGTGCCGGATCGTGCCGTCCTTGCCGCCGGCGTCCAGCGCCTGGAGGCACAGC is a genomic window of Streptomyces griseochromogenes containing:
- a CDS encoding patatin-like phospholipase family protein; translation: MTEALVLGGGGVGGIAWTTGLLAGLADTGQDVTGADLLLGTSAGATVAAQLGSGLGLEDLYARQVDPALQAAEIMAEMDLEEFAAEIGAATGSAASVPELRRAVGRVALEARTVPETDRRAVIESRLPSHGWPDRALKVVAVDAESGEPSVFDRDSGVPLVDAVAASCAVPGVWPPVTIGGRRYVDGGVRSIANVDYAAGADRVLVIVPLGTTEPFPSEQPLERAVEELRARGAEVVVVGPDEASRAAIGDNALDPATRRPAAEAGRAQGRELRLPWSRA
- a CDS encoding polyphosphate kinase 2 family protein translates to MDDSAASIADFIGPLRVAPGSKVRLGQDFDPRYRAGLKKRDGVELLRSGVALLAEYQERLAAQDTQGVLLCLQALDAGGKDGTIRHVMSGVNPQGVKVSSFKVPSSEELSHDYLWRYVRRLPARGEIAIFNRSHYEEVLVVRVHPENLIRQKLPEQAREDDVWARRYREINDWERYLTDNGFRVVKVFLNLSEEEQRIRFLKRIDLPEKNWKFSAADVRERRHWDAYQRAFSEMLSATSTPWAPWYVVPADRKWFARICTAAILAHTLMDIDPRYPVVSEEARQDLRTARRELEEEAPCGAAADPYEAGHGSAGGGTEAGRGRAKGRRGGRG